One region of Litorilinea aerophila genomic DNA includes:
- a CDS encoding [LysW]-lysine hydrolase, with product MHPYSDPSFEPTAGESVSPTRQEAVALLHGLVSVPSLSGQEEAASRWLVARMAELGYDRSYVDEAGNAVGEMGPADARHLVVLLGHIDTVPGDIPVRVEETADGPALYGRGSVDAKGPLATFTAAVARLGADWVARHGLRLVVVGAVEEEAATSKGARFIRDRFDGRGEPRPVACIIGEPSGWHRVTLGYKGRILLDVEAAQPMAHTAGPDAGVATVAVDLWNWVAAYAARFNQSRERVFEQLSPSLRQIRTETDLQMNERVFAQIGIRLPLDFRVAEFWDELVQAAAQRLGVDELPSTGDEGAIELHGPTASLRLRRYAHEEAWRSDRNNPLVRSFLAAIRSVEADGRPGFVVKSGTSDMNVVGPAWRCPILAYGPGDSTLDHTPHEHLPLDEYWRAIQVLEQALRNLAAMLSAQE from the coding sequence ATGCACCCGTATTCTGATCCGTCCTTTGAACCCACTGCCGGCGAATCGGTGAGCCCCACACGCCAGGAAGCCGTGGCCCTGTTGCACGGCCTGGTTTCCGTTCCCTCCCTCTCCGGCCAGGAAGAAGCGGCCAGCCGCTGGCTGGTTGCCCGGATGGCGGAACTGGGCTACGACCGGAGCTACGTGGACGAGGCCGGCAATGCGGTGGGGGAGATGGGCCCGGCGGATGCCCGTCATTTGGTGGTCCTGTTGGGGCACATCGACACCGTCCCTGGGGACATCCCCGTCCGGGTGGAGGAGACGGCCGACGGGCCGGCCCTCTATGGCCGGGGCAGCGTGGACGCCAAAGGTCCCCTGGCCACCTTCACCGCGGCCGTGGCCCGGCTGGGTGCGGATTGGGTAGCCCGGCATGGCCTGCGCCTGGTGGTGGTGGGCGCGGTGGAGGAAGAGGCGGCCACCAGCAAGGGCGCCCGTTTCATCCGGGATCGTTTCGATGGCCGGGGGGAGCCCCGGCCTGTGGCCTGCATCATCGGCGAACCCAGCGGCTGGCATCGGGTCACCCTGGGCTACAAGGGGCGCATCCTCCTGGACGTGGAGGCGGCCCAGCCCATGGCCCATACGGCCGGTCCGGACGCGGGGGTGGCCACCGTGGCCGTGGATCTGTGGAATTGGGTGGCAGCCTATGCGGCCCGCTTTAACCAGAGCCGGGAGCGGGTCTTCGAGCAGCTTTCACCCAGCCTGCGTCAGATCCGGACCGAGACGGACCTCCAGATGAACGAGCGGGTCTTTGCCCAGATCGGGATCCGCCTGCCCCTGGATTTTCGTGTAGCAGAATTTTGGGACGAGCTGGTCCAGGCGGCAGCCCAGCGCCTGGGGGTGGACGAGCTGCCATCCACCGGCGACGAAGGGGCGATCGAGCTCCACGGCCCCACGGCATCCCTCCGTCTGCGGCGCTATGCCCACGAGGAAGCCTGGCGGAGCGACCGCAACAACCCCCTGGTGCGCAGCTTCCTGGCCGCCATCCGGTCTGTGGAGGCGGATGGGCGGCCGGGCTTCGTGGTCAAAAGTGGCACCAGCGACATGAACGTGGTGGGGCCGGCCTGGCGTTGCCCCATCCTGGCCTATGGACCAGGCGACAGCACCCTGGATCACACACCCCACGAGCATCTCCCCCTGGACGAATATTGGCGGGCCATCCAGGTCCTGGAACAGGCCCTGCGCAACCTGGCCGCCATGCTATCGGCCCAGGAGTGA
- a CDS encoding [LysW]-aminoadipate kinase → MIVIKVGGGKDLNVDAIVADVVQLLGEGQELLLVHGGAETTNEVAEALGHPPQFVTSESGFVSRRTDRRTLEIFEMVYCGQLNKMWVEKFQRLGVNAVGLSGLDGRIFEGTRKDTLRVRINGRRLVLRDDWTGTVERINTGLLRLLLDNGYFPILTPPGASDQGEAINVDGDRAAAMVAAAFNAEALVILSNVPGLLRNFPDESSLIPSIPRARAGEFMQFAEGRMKKKVMGAVEAIEAGVQKVIFADGRVDRPVSAALAGGGTHIS, encoded by the coding sequence ATGATTGTCATCAAAGTCGGCGGGGGCAAGGATCTCAACGTGGATGCCATTGTGGCCGATGTGGTCCAGCTCCTGGGTGAAGGGCAGGAGCTCCTTCTGGTCCATGGCGGCGCCGAGACCACCAACGAAGTGGCAGAGGCCCTGGGCCACCCGCCCCAGTTTGTTACCAGCGAGAGCGGCTTTGTCAGCCGCCGCACCGACCGCCGTACCCTGGAAATCTTCGAGATGGTCTACTGTGGCCAGCTCAACAAAATGTGGGTGGAAAAATTTCAGCGGCTGGGTGTGAACGCGGTGGGCCTCAGCGGTCTGGACGGCCGCATCTTCGAGGGCACCCGCAAAGACACCCTGCGGGTGCGCATCAACGGCCGGCGCCTGGTCCTGCGGGATGATTGGACCGGCACGGTGGAGCGGATTAACACTGGGCTGCTGCGCCTGCTGCTGGACAACGGCTACTTCCCCATCCTGACGCCGCCCGGCGCTTCTGACCAGGGCGAGGCCATCAACGTGGACGGCGACCGGGCCGCGGCCATGGTCGCGGCTGCCTTCAACGCCGAGGCGTTGGTCATCCTCTCCAATGTGCCCGGTCTGTTGCGCAACTTCCCGGACGAATCCAGCCTCATCCCCAGCATCCCCCGGGCCAGGGCCGGCGAGTTCATGCAATTTGCCGAGGGACGGATGAAGAAAAAGGTGATGGGCGCGGTGGAAGCCATCGAGGCCGGCGTCCAGAAGGTGATCTTCGCCGATGGCCGTGTCGACCGTCCCGTCAGTGCGGCTCTGGCCGGCGGCGGCACCCACATCTCATAA
- the proS gene encoding proline--tRNA ligase produces MANQQGLVSRAEDFNEWYNTLVLKADLADYGPVRGTMIIKPYGWALWENIQRALDWRFKATGHENAAFPMFIPMSFLEKEASHVKGFAPELAVVTHGGGEELTEPLAVRPTSETIIGHTYARWIQSYRDLPIKLNLWNSVVRWEKRTKLFLRTLEFYWQEGHTAHATAEEALAETRQMLDVYTDFARNEAAIPVIPGEKSENERFAGAEMTLTIEAMMGDGRALQSATSHFMGQNFARAFEIRYLDANNELQYCWTTSWGLSTRFIGAIIMTHGDDQGLVLPPKLAPIQVIVVPIFRQEEERTRVLEAARAIQQELQDNGLRVKVDERDNLTPGFKFNEWELKGVPVRVEIGPRDLQNETVMLARRDVPGREGKESVSRSGLVARVQELLAAIHDNLLERATQFRDSHTVAVSDYGAFKEAVEQGFARVWWAGSSEDEKRIQEETRATLRCIPLEQPGGEGTCFYTGRPATQIAIFGRSY; encoded by the coding sequence ATGGCAAATCAACAAGGACTGGTCTCCCGGGCAGAGGACTTCAACGAATGGTATAACACCCTGGTCCTGAAGGCTGACCTGGCCGACTATGGCCCGGTGCGCGGGACCATGATCATCAAACCCTACGGCTGGGCCCTGTGGGAAAACATCCAGCGGGCGCTGGACTGGCGTTTCAAGGCCACCGGCCACGAGAACGCTGCCTTCCCCATGTTCATCCCCATGAGCTTCCTGGAGAAGGAGGCCTCCCATGTGAAGGGCTTTGCGCCGGAGCTGGCTGTGGTCACCCACGGCGGCGGCGAAGAGCTGACCGAGCCCCTGGCCGTTCGCCCCACCTCCGAAACCATCATCGGCCACACCTACGCCCGCTGGATCCAGAGCTATCGGGATCTGCCCATCAAGCTGAACCTCTGGAACAGCGTCGTGCGGTGGGAGAAACGGACCAAGCTCTTCCTGCGCACCCTGGAATTTTACTGGCAGGAAGGCCACACCGCCCATGCCACCGCCGAGGAAGCCCTGGCTGAAACCCGCCAGATGCTGGACGTCTACACGGACTTCGCCCGCAATGAAGCCGCCATCCCCGTCATCCCCGGCGAGAAGTCCGAGAACGAGCGCTTCGCCGGCGCAGAGATGACCCTCACCATCGAAGCCATGATGGGCGACGGCCGCGCCCTGCAGTCGGCCACCTCCCACTTTATGGGCCAGAACTTCGCCCGGGCCTTCGAGATCCGCTACCTGGATGCCAACAACGAACTCCAGTACTGCTGGACCACCTCCTGGGGCCTGAGCACCCGCTTCATCGGCGCCATCATCATGACCCATGGCGACGACCAGGGCCTGGTGCTCCCCCCCAAGCTGGCGCCCATCCAGGTGATCGTGGTGCCCATCTTCCGCCAGGAAGAAGAGCGCACCCGGGTCCTGGAGGCTGCCCGAGCCATTCAACAGGAACTCCAGGACAACGGCTTGCGGGTCAAAGTGGACGAGCGGGACAATCTGACGCCCGGCTTCAAGTTCAATGAGTGGGAGCTCAAGGGCGTGCCCGTCCGCGTCGAGATCGGCCCCCGGGATCTCCAGAACGAGACGGTGATGTTGGCTCGCCGGGATGTGCCCGGCCGTGAGGGCAAGGAGAGCGTCTCCCGTAGCGGCCTGGTCGCCCGGGTGCAGGAGCTCCTGGCCGCCATCCACGACAATCTGCTGGAGCGGGCCACCCAATTCCGGGACAGCCACACGGTGGCTGTGTCCGACTACGGCGCGTTCAAAGAGGCCGTGGAGCAGGGCTTCGCCCGGGTCTGGTGGGCTGGTAGCAGCGAGGATGAGAAACGCATCCAGGAGGAGACCCGGGCCACCCTTCGCTGCATCCCCCTGGAGCAGCCCGGCGGGGAAGGCACCTGTTTCTACACCGGCCGGCCCGCCACCCAGATCGCGATTTTCGGCCGCTCGTACTGA
- a CDS encoding aspartate aminotransferase family protein has product MEKLPALADLAATEEAILGGTTARRGDVVIARGEGCWLWDTQGRRYLDLTAAQGVAMLGHCHPTLSQAIAEQAHCLIACPNFFYNDVRARFAAALRQVLPDHLSHVFLANSGAESIDGGLKLARLATGRTGIVATMRGFHGRTVGALSLTWEPKYRKPFEPLLDVTHVPFNNLERMDAAVDENVAVVVLEVVQGESGVIMGDAAYLRGVEEICRERGALLMIDEIQTGFGRTGRWFAHQHHGLRPDIICMAKGIGGGFPMGAIAYTEAVHQALYPGAHGSTFGGNPLACAAGLAALRIYREEQLIERSAAMGQLLLERLNQALADRTAVREIRGLGLMVGIELREKVGRYLKALMEEHGVIALPGGSNVLRLLPPLTISEAEIEVGVQAIAAVLPD; this is encoded by the coding sequence ATGGAGAAGTTACCGGCCCTGGCCGACCTGGCCGCCACCGAAGAGGCCATCCTGGGGGGGACCACTGCCCGGCGGGGCGATGTGGTGATCGCCCGGGGCGAAGGCTGCTGGCTGTGGGATACCCAGGGGCGCCGCTACCTGGACCTGACCGCGGCCCAGGGGGTGGCCATGTTGGGGCACTGCCACCCCACCCTGAGCCAGGCCATCGCCGAACAGGCCCACTGCCTCATCGCCTGCCCCAACTTTTTCTACAACGACGTCCGCGCCCGCTTCGCCGCGGCTTTGCGCCAGGTACTGCCGGACCATCTGTCCCATGTCTTTCTGGCCAACAGCGGCGCGGAGAGCATCGACGGTGGCCTCAAGCTTGCCCGGCTGGCCACCGGCCGCACCGGGATCGTCGCCACCATGCGGGGCTTCCACGGCCGCACCGTGGGCGCCCTGTCCCTCACCTGGGAGCCCAAATACCGGAAGCCCTTCGAGCCCCTGCTGGATGTGACCCACGTGCCCTTCAACAACCTGGAGCGCATGGACGCCGCGGTGGATGAAAACGTGGCCGTAGTGGTGCTGGAGGTGGTGCAGGGGGAAAGCGGCGTCATCATGGGCGACGCCGCCTACCTCCGGGGGGTGGAAGAGATCTGCCGGGAGCGGGGCGCCCTGCTCATGATCGATGAGATTCAGACAGGCTTCGGACGGACCGGCCGCTGGTTTGCCCACCAACACCACGGCCTGCGCCCGGACATCATCTGCATGGCCAAGGGCATCGGCGGCGGCTTCCCCATGGGGGCCATCGCCTACACCGAAGCCGTCCACCAGGCCCTCTACCCGGGCGCCCACGGCAGCACCTTCGGCGGCAATCCCCTGGCCTGTGCCGCAGGGCTGGCTGCGTTGCGCATCTACCGGGAAGAGCAGCTGATTGAGCGCTCGGCGGCCATGGGGCAGTTGCTGCTGGAACGGCTGAACCAGGCCCTGGCCGATCGAACGGCGGTGCGGGAGATCCGGGGCCTGGGCCTCATGGTGGGCATCGAGCTGCGGGAAAAGGTGGGCCGCTACCTCAAGGCGCTCATGGAAGAGCACGGCGTCATTGCCCTGCCAGGCGGCTCCAATGTCCTGCGCCTGTTGCCGCCCCTGACCATCAGCGAAGCGGAGATCGAGGTCGGCGTGCAGGCCATCGCCGCCGTCCTGCCGGACTGA
- the argC gene encoding N-acetyl-gamma-glutamyl-phosphate reductase: MVDKLRVSIVGGSGYVGGELLRLLLDHPFVTVQQVTSERNAGRYVHFTHPNLRGRTRLQFVSVAELEPCDLLFVGLPHGATMERIDHFASLAERIIDLSADFRLRDPVLYERWYGKPHANPAWLERFVYGLPELHREEIAAARYVSGVGCNATATNLAILPLFAHNLVDPARGVICEVKVGSSEGGNSASDATHHPERAGVMRSFAPTGHRHTAEILQAIRRVGGETTVHLSATAVDNVRGVLATAHLFAQDGVEEKDLWRAYRRSYQNEPFIRLVKEKTGIYRYPEPKILAGSNYADVGFDYDPDTGRIVALCAIDNLMKGAAGSAVQAMNLMLGWEETTGLTFPGLHPV; the protein is encoded by the coding sequence ATGGTTGACAAACTTCGTGTATCCATCGTCGGTGGATCTGGCTATGTGGGAGGGGAGCTGTTGCGCCTGTTGCTGGACCATCCCTTCGTGACCGTGCAGCAGGTGACCAGTGAACGCAACGCCGGGCGGTATGTCCATTTCACCCATCCCAATCTGCGGGGACGCACCCGGCTGCAGTTCGTCAGTGTGGCGGAGCTGGAGCCGTGTGACCTGCTGTTTGTGGGCTTGCCCCATGGCGCGACCATGGAGCGCATTGACCACTTCGCCAGCCTGGCGGAGCGCATCATCGACCTGAGCGCAGACTTTCGCCTGCGGGATCCGGTTTTGTATGAGCGTTGGTATGGCAAACCCCACGCCAACCCGGCCTGGCTGGAGCGGTTCGTTTACGGCCTGCCCGAGCTACATCGGGAGGAGATTGCAGCGGCCCGCTACGTCAGCGGCGTGGGCTGCAACGCCACGGCCACCAACCTGGCCATCCTGCCCCTCTTCGCCCACAACCTGGTGGACCCGGCCCGGGGGGTGATCTGTGAGGTCAAGGTGGGAAGCAGCGAGGGCGGGAACAGCGCCAGCGACGCCACCCACCATCCCGAGCGGGCCGGCGTCATGCGGAGTTTCGCCCCCACCGGCCACCGCCATACCGCGGAGATTCTCCAGGCCATCCGTCGGGTGGGAGGGGAGACAACCGTCCACCTGAGTGCGACGGCCGTGGACAACGTGCGGGGGGTGCTGGCCACAGCCCACCTCTTCGCCCAGGACGGCGTGGAAGAGAAGGATCTCTGGCGGGCCTACCGTCGCAGCTATCAGAACGAGCCGTTCATCCGCCTGGTAAAGGAGAAGACCGGCATCTACCGCTATCCCGAGCCCAAGATCCTGGCCGGCAGCAACTATGCGGACGTGGGCTTCGACTACGATCCCGATACGGGGCGCATCGTGGCCCTCTGTGCCATCGACAACCTGATGAAGGGCGCGGCCGGCAGCGCGGTCCAGGCCATGAACCTGATGCTGGGCTGGGAGGAGACCACCGGGCTGACCTTCCCGGGGTTGCATCCGGTTTAA